One segment of Phragmites australis chromosome 13, lpPhrAust1.1, whole genome shotgun sequence DNA contains the following:
- the LOC133888579 gene encoding AT-hook motif nuclear-localized protein 10-like codes for MDGRDQQHQQQPQAPPRVSSPPQSAGVMMPHAAYGAAAPPGMPPGSAANVMHGMPLAFSPMASPGASSPMKPADMPGTMYRPDSGATGMQHPGVGGGGSGGELVKKKRGRPRKYGPDGSIGLGLKPAAGTATEAGGQSGGGGSNSNPDGKRRGRPPGSGKKKQLDALGSSGTSFTPHIITVKPNEDVASKIMAFSQQGPRTTCIISANGSLCTATLRQPATSGGIVTYEGHFDILSLSGSFLLAEDSDTRSRTGGLSVALAGSDGRIVGGCVAGMLMAATPVQVVVGSFIAEGKRTKEEQPKREPTSVPPHTAGFGAASTASPPSDGTSSEHSDDPGSPMGPNGSTFTNTGHPMHSSYAPVGWSLSRNQDRYDPDLKMMTD; via the exons ATGGACGGCCGTGACCAGCAGCATCAGCAACAGCCTCAGGCGCCGCCGCGCGTGAGCTCCCCGCCGCAGTCCGCCGGCGTCATGATGCCGCACGCCGCGTACGGCGCCGCGGCGCCGCCCGGGATGCCTCCGGGCTCGGCGGCGAATGTTATGCACGGGATGCCGCTCGCCTTCAGCCCCATGGCGTCGCCGGGCGCCTCGTCGCCCATGAAGCCCGCGGATATGCCGGGGACCATGTACCGCCCCGATTCCGGCGCAACGGGCATGCAGCATCCCGGtgtcggtggcggcggcagcggtggggagctcgtgaagaagaagagggggaggcCAAGGAAGTATGGCCCAGACGGGAGCATCGGCTTGGGACTGAAGCCCGCAGCCGGGACGGCGACTGAGGCGGGCGGGCAGTCCGGCGGAGGCGGGTCCAACTCCAACCCCGACGGGAAGCGCAGAGGGCGCCCCCCTGGATCCGGCAAAAAGAAACAGCTCGACGCTCTGG GATCTTCAGGGACATCGTTTACTCCCCACATAATAACTGTGAAGCCTAACGAG gATGTCGCGTCAAAAATAATGGCTTTTTCACAACAAGGCCCACGTACTACATGTATAATTTCAGCAAATGGTTCTCTGTGCACGGCAACACTCCGTCAACCAGCAACTTCTGGTGGCATAGTGACATATGAG GGACATTTCGATATACTCTCTCTGTCGGGCTCATTCCTGCTCGCAGAGGATAGTGACACTCGCAGCAGAACAGGTGGTTTGAGTGTGGCACTGGCTGGAAGTGATGGACGTATAGTTGGAGGTTGTGTTGCTGGAATGCTGATGGCAGCGACACCCGTACAG GTTGTGGTGGGCAGTTTCATTGCTGAAGGTAAAAGGACAAAGGAAGAGCAACCGAAACGTGAGCCTACATCTGTGCCACCGCACACGGCTGGATTTGGGGCAGCCTCGACTGCCAGTCCTCCGTCTGATGGAACATCAAGCGAGCACTCTGATGATCCAGGGAGCCCCATGGGACCTAACGGCAGCACATTCACCAACACGGGGCATCCCATGCATTCCTCATATGCACCAGTCGGCTGGTCGCTATCCAGGAACCAAGACCGCTACGATCCCGACCTGAAGATGATGACCGACTAA